Proteins encoded together in one Schumannella luteola window:
- a CDS encoding DUF3710 domain-containing protein has translation MSPRQSRKSRKAEAESAVENAEVAEIEADLETEVADDELEATTVAVESGADDEEAVVDQPKSAPEDRDTEGPLDEAESNPVRPYVDLGGVKILPRPELGLRLEVEEGSQRVVAVALDFAESTLQVQPFAAPRSSGLWHEIREQIAEQLRRQGGEVEERDGALGPELLTRIPAPAGAEGGTRVARFVGVDGPRWFLRGVISGKAAVEEKAGAEIEELFRSIVVVRGGQPMPPRDLIPLHVPAGAQPDAG, from the coding sequence ATGAGCCCCCGCCAGTCCCGCAAGTCCCGCAAGGCCGAGGCCGAGAGCGCCGTCGAGAACGCGGAGGTCGCCGAGATCGAGGCCGATCTCGAGACCGAGGTCGCCGACGACGAGCTCGAGGCGACGACCGTCGCGGTCGAGAGCGGCGCGGACGACGAGGAGGCGGTCGTCGACCAGCCGAAGTCGGCGCCCGAGGACCGCGACACCGAGGGTCCCCTCGACGAAGCCGAGTCGAACCCGGTGCGCCCCTACGTCGATCTCGGCGGCGTCAAGATCCTGCCTCGCCCCGAGCTGGGCCTGCGTCTCGAGGTCGAGGAGGGCAGCCAGCGCGTCGTCGCCGTCGCCCTCGACTTCGCCGAGTCCACGCTGCAGGTGCAGCCCTTCGCCGCGCCGCGCTCGAGCGGCCTGTGGCACGAGATCCGCGAGCAGATCGCCGAGCAGCTGCGCCGCCAGGGCGGCGAGGTCGAGGAGCGCGACGGCGCGCTCGGGCCCGAGCTGCTGACGCGCATCCCCGCCCCGGCCGGCGCCGAGGGCGGCACCCGCGTCGCGCGCTTCGTCGGCGTCGACGGCCCCCGCTGGTTCCTGCGCGGTGTCATCAGCGGCAAGGCCGCGGTCGAGGAGAAGGCCGGCGCCGAGATCGAGGAGCTGTTCCGCAGCATCGTCGTGGTGCGCGGCGGTCAGCCGATGCCCCCGCGCGACCTCATCCCGCTGCACGTGCCCGCCGGCGCCCAGCCCGACGCCGGATGA
- a CDS encoding DUF3159 domain-containing protein, giving the protein MSDERDDTASAPADAERPPTFQEAMAQAARRSGLGHVKPGEAPTAGALLGAMGGIRGLIESILPGIGFLVTYTITQQLLPSVIAPAVLAVLLIVARVIQRQPVMTAVAGLLGIVISAGLALWTGNASNNFLPGFFINGGTALLVIITILVRRPIVGLIAGFLTGDADWPKDRAKLRVATIASIFWAALSLLRLGVQLPLYLADATQALGATKLIMGVPFYAALLWVTWLMMRAAWTRPAEDEKPASDV; this is encoded by the coding sequence ATGAGCGACGAGCGCGACGACACCGCGTCCGCTCCGGCCGACGCCGAGCGCCCGCCCACCTTCCAGGAGGCGATGGCGCAGGCGGCACGGCGCTCCGGCCTCGGGCATGTGAAGCCGGGGGAGGCCCCGACAGCGGGCGCCCTCCTCGGCGCCATGGGCGGCATCCGCGGCCTGATCGAGTCGATCCTGCCGGGCATCGGCTTCCTGGTCACCTACACGATCACGCAGCAGCTGCTGCCCTCGGTCATCGCGCCCGCGGTGCTCGCGGTGCTGCTCATCGTCGCCCGCGTGATCCAGCGCCAGCCGGTCATGACCGCCGTGGCGGGCCTGCTCGGCATCGTCATCTCGGCCGGGCTGGCGCTCTGGACCGGCAACGCCTCGAACAACTTCCTGCCCGGGTTCTTCATCAACGGCGGCACCGCGCTGCTGGTGATCATCACGATCCTCGTGCGCCGCCCGATCGTGGGCCTCATCGCCGGATTCCTGACCGGCGACGCGGACTGGCCGAAGGACCGCGCCAAGCTGCGCGTCGCCACGATCGCGTCGATCTTCTGGGCCGCGCTGTCGCTGCTGCGCCTGGGCGTGCAGCTGCCGCTCTACCTGGCCGATGCGACGCAGGCCCTGGGTGCCACGAAGCTCATCATGGGGGTGCCCTTCTACGCCGCGCTGCTCTGGGTCACCTGGCTCATGATGCGTGCCGCCTGGACACGCCCCGCCGAGGACGAGAAGCCCGCCTCCGACGTGTAA
- the dut gene encoding dUTP diphosphatase, producing the protein MPDYAHPGDAGADLRAAEPAVLAPGERAVVGTGVAIALPDGYAAFVVPRSGLAAKHGITIVNSPGTVDAGYRGEIKVTLLNTDARVPYSVAVGDRIAQLIVMPVTRARFVPVDRLPGSERGEGGFGSTGYAHRTAGAAPAADSDANGAAPTGDAATTGEQR; encoded by the coding sequence GTGCCGGACTACGCGCATCCCGGTGACGCGGGCGCCGACCTGCGCGCGGCCGAGCCGGCCGTGCTCGCCCCCGGTGAGCGCGCCGTGGTCGGCACGGGCGTCGCGATCGCCCTGCCCGACGGCTACGCCGCCTTCGTCGTGCCGCGCAGCGGCCTCGCCGCGAAGCACGGCATCACGATCGTGAACAGCCCCGGCACGGTGGATGCCGGCTACCGCGGCGAGATCAAGGTCACCCTCCTGAACACCGACGCCCGGGTGCCGTATTCTGTCGCGGTCGGCGACCGGATCGCCCAGCTGATCGTGATGCCCGTGACCCGCGCCCGCTTCGTGCCCGTGGATCGACTGCCGGGCAGCGAACGCGGCGAGGGCGGCTTCGGCTCCACCGGCTACGCGCACCGCACCGCCGGCGCCGCGCCAGCCGCCGACAGCGATGCGAACGGCGCCGCCCCGACCGGGGATGCCGCCACGACAGGAGAGCAGCGATGA